A window from Lagopus muta isolate bLagMut1 chromosome 5, bLagMut1 primary, whole genome shotgun sequence encodes these proteins:
- the LOC125693326 gene encoding disintegrin and metalloproteinase domain-containing protein 9-like isoform X1, with protein MLRHGLFLLTFGLSLTGNSCWMKGISFLGAYSEEASRLSAFEIIIPQRLTGREKHHPFLHEEHSDDNLSYSIKTRNGTYLLTLKKNKDLVSKDFMLYTYGKNGKLEATQSKNKTHCYYHGAVEGMADSVLALSTCDGLRGIIYIAGKWYGMEPLHTSRTFEHRFYQLEDMQHIPFHCGVLNDSLHHEMQMFVKQSVKYAFSLNSTSSREELLRKKRAVLPQKSYVELFVVVDNHRFLQKNSDPAAVQKETVELINYVDGMYSALNIQIVLVGLEIWTDKNQISVMEGSAGDVLSRFVSWRQKDLLKRSRNDVSHLIIGRDSYGGSIGMAFVGTVCSQVQGGSISTLNHNNVLRHATVVAHELGHNLGMKHDDNRCPASYIMYSTDKGSRNFSSCSADDFENLVLNGGGNCLRNPPKTSNVYKEPVCGNNVIDSNEECDCGKPQECTNPCCNAATCKLTSGSQCAQGLCCKNCKFKAAGTECRSKMDFCDLPEYCNGSYAYCPDDVYIMNGYPCNNMEAYCYYGVCQSFDSQCEAIYGKGARKAPDLCFEKANIKGDRFGNCGMTGGVYKKCSVQHSLCGKLQCTSVSLQNLPAWSVVNNASGVLCWSSDFDLGSDIPDPAQVHDGTACGEKKACVAFECVDASHLGYSCDVKQKCNGNGVCNNNGNCHCNSGWAPPFCNQSGYGGSTDSGPAHMDTSLRDGLLIFFFVVLPVLIVTVIAVIKRGAIKRKFCRKSRRHHRDNNAQQPKQSNRPTHTTRNDQPTTASPDIFTISHFPGPRQDKRGFPWFLQDLIALPHHPDPLCEQLPGPQLLPGTDKEKHEGWHLAALHVCILPAARTAGKDSVPRDPEHSLFIIALLYYCLRAAGCVCASSTSPLFLFLFLARKA; from the exons ATGCTAAGGCACGGCCTGTTTCTCCTCACTTTTGGACTGTCTTTAACTGGAAACTCTTGTTGGATGAAAG GAATTTCATTTTTAGGTGCATATTCTGAAGAGGCATCCAGACTTTCTGCATTCGAAATCATTATTCCTCAAAGGTTGACAGGCAGAGAGAAACATCACCCATTTCTTCATGAG gaGCATTCAGATGACAATCTTTCTTACTCCATTAAAACCAGAAATGGAACATACCTCctaacactgaagaaaaataa agACCTTGTTAGCAAAGACTTTATGCTATATACCTATGGGAAAAATGGGAAACTGGAGGCAACACAATCAAAAAACAAG ACACACTGTTATTACCATGGTGCTGTTGAAGGAATGGCTGACTCGGTGCTTGCTCTTAGCACGTGCGATGGCCTGAG AGGAATTATCTACATTGCTGGCAAATGGTATGGAATGGAGCCACTCCACACATCCAGAACGTTTGAACACAGGTTTTACCAGTTAGAAGACATGCAGCATATTCCTTTCCATTGTGGTGTGCTGAATGACAGCCTTCATCATGAGATGCAGATGTTTGTGAAGCAGTCTGTGaaatatgcattttcactaAACAGTACCTCTAGTAGGGAAGAGCTTTTGAGG AAGAAGCGAGCTGTCCTGCCACAGAAAAGCTATGTGGAATTATTTGTGGTTGTGGATAATCACAGG TTTTTGCAGAAGAACTCTGatcctgctgcagtgcaaaagGAAACAGTTGAGCTGATTAATTATGTTGATGGG ATGTACAGTGCATTGAATATCCAGATTGTTTTGGTTGGATTAGAGATCTGGACAGATAAAAACCAAATCTCTGTAATGGAGGGTTCAGCTGGAGATGTACTGAGTAGATTTGTTTCTTGGAGACAGAAAGATCTTCTTAAGCGATCCAGAAATGATGTCAGCCATCTCATAAT AGGCAGAGACTCTTACGGCGGATCCATCGGAATGGCTTTTGTGGGAACCGTCTGCTCACAGGTGCAGGGAGGGTCGATCAGCACT TTGAATCATAACAATGTGTTACGTCATGCTACAGTAGTTGCACATGAACTGGGACATAACCTTGGAATGAAACATGATGATAACAGGTGTCCTGCATCCTACATTATGTACAGCACAGATAA GGGATCCAGGAATTTCAgttcctgcagtgctgatgaTTTTGAGAACCTTGTTCTAAATGGAGGAGGAAACTGCCTCAGAAATCCACCCAAAACAAGTAATGTTTACAAAGAGCCTGTCTGTGGTAACAACGTGATTGATAGCAATGAAGAATGTGACTGTGGAAAGCCACAG GAATGCACCAACCCTTGCTGCAATGCTGCCACCTGCAAACTTACGTCTGGATCGCAGTGTGCACAGGGACTGTGCTGCAAAAACTGCAAG TTtaaagcagcaggaacagaatGCAGATCAAAAATGGATTTCTGTGATCTCCCTGAATACTGCAATGGAAGCTATGCCTACTGTCCAGACGATGTTTACATCATGAATGGTTACCCATGCAACAACATGGAAGCATATTGCTACTACGGAGTGTGTCAGAGCTTTGATTCGCAGTGTGAAGCTATATATGGAAAAG GGGCACGAAAAGCACCTGATCTGTGCTTTGAAAAAGCCAATATTAAAGGAGATAGATTTGGAAACTGTGGAATGACAGGTGGAGTGTACAAGAAGTGTTCTGTTCA GCACAGTCTGTGTGGCAAGCTCCAGTGCACTTCTGTTAGCCTTCAGAATCTTCCTGCTTGGAGTGTTGTCAATAATGCCTCTGGGGTTTTATGCTGGTCCTCTGATTTTGACTTAGGATCAGATATCCCTGATCCTGCTCAAGTTCATGATGGAACAGCatgtggagaaaagaag GCCTGTGTAGCTTTTGAGTGTGTGGATGCAAGTCATCTGGGCTACAGCTGCGATGTAAAGCAGAAGTGTAATGGCAATGGG GTGTGTAACAACAATGGCAACTGCCACTGCAATTCTGGATGGGCGCCTCCGTTCTGTAACCAGTCAGGCTATGGTGGCAGCACTGACAGTGGTCCAGCTCACATGG aTACATCACTTCGGGACGgcctgcttatttttttcttcgtTGTGCTGCCAGTACTGATTGTGACTGTAATAGCAGTAATTAAGCGTGGCGCAATAAAGAGGAAGTTCTGCAGGAAAAGTAGAAGACATCACAG GGATAACAATGCACAGcaaccaaagcaaagcaacagaCCAACCCATACCACCAGAAATGATCAG CCCACCACAGCAAGCCCTGATATTTTCACCATATCGCATTTTCCCGGTCCGAG GCAGGACAAACGCGGTTTCCCGTGGTTCCTTCAGGACCTCATCGCCCTGCCCCATCACCCCGACCCGCTGTGTGAGCAACTCCCTGGGCCACAACTGCTGCCAGGAACTGATAAGGAGAAGCACGAGGGCTGGCATCTCGCAGCCCTCCACGTGTGCATCCTTCCAGCAGCACGTACCGCTGGGAAAGACTCGGTGCCGAGAGACCCTGAGCACAGCCTTTTTATCATTGCCTTACTGTATTATTGCCTAAGAGCTGCTGGCTGCGTTTGTGCCTCTTCTACCTCacccctctttttgtttttatttcttgcacGGAAAGCCTGA
- the LOC125693326 gene encoding disintegrin and metalloproteinase domain-containing protein 9-like isoform X2, translating to MLRHGLFLLTFGLSLTGNSCWMKGAYSEEASRLSAFEIIIPQRLTGREKHHPFLHEEHSDDNLSYSIKTRNGTYLLTLKKNKDLVSKDFMLYTYGKNGKLEATQSKNKTHCYYHGAVEGMADSVLALSTCDGLRGIIYIAGKWYGMEPLHTSRTFEHRFYQLEDMQHIPFHCGVLNDSLHHEMQMFVKQSVKYAFSLNSTSSREELLRKKRAVLPQKSYVELFVVVDNHRFLQKNSDPAAVQKETVELINYVDGMYSALNIQIVLVGLEIWTDKNQISVMEGSAGDVLSRFVSWRQKDLLKRSRNDVSHLIIGRDSYGGSIGMAFVGTVCSQVQGGSISTLNHNNVLRHATVVAHELGHNLGMKHDDNRCPASYIMYSTDKGSRNFSSCSADDFENLVLNGGGNCLRNPPKTSNVYKEPVCGNNVIDSNEECDCGKPQECTNPCCNAATCKLTSGSQCAQGLCCKNCKFKAAGTECRSKMDFCDLPEYCNGSYAYCPDDVYIMNGYPCNNMEAYCYYGVCQSFDSQCEAIYGKGARKAPDLCFEKANIKGDRFGNCGMTGGVYKKCSVQHSLCGKLQCTSVSLQNLPAWSVVNNASGVLCWSSDFDLGSDIPDPAQVHDGTACGEKKACVAFECVDASHLGYSCDVKQKCNGNGVCNNNGNCHCNSGWAPPFCNQSGYGGSTDSGPAHMDTSLRDGLLIFFFVVLPVLIVTVIAVIKRGAIKRKFCRKSRRHHRDNNAQQPKQSNRPTHTTRNDQPTTASPDIFTISHFPGPRQDKRGFPWFLQDLIALPHHPDPLCEQLPGPQLLPGTDKEKHEGWHLAALHVCILPAARTAGKDSVPRDPEHSLFIIALLYYCLRAAGCVCASSTSPLFLFLFLARKA from the exons ATGCTAAGGCACGGCCTGTTTCTCCTCACTTTTGGACTGTCTTTAACTGGAAACTCTTGTTGGATGAAAG GTGCATATTCTGAAGAGGCATCCAGACTTTCTGCATTCGAAATCATTATTCCTCAAAGGTTGACAGGCAGAGAGAAACATCACCCATTTCTTCATGAG gaGCATTCAGATGACAATCTTTCTTACTCCATTAAAACCAGAAATGGAACATACCTCctaacactgaagaaaaataa agACCTTGTTAGCAAAGACTTTATGCTATATACCTATGGGAAAAATGGGAAACTGGAGGCAACACAATCAAAAAACAAG ACACACTGTTATTACCATGGTGCTGTTGAAGGAATGGCTGACTCGGTGCTTGCTCTTAGCACGTGCGATGGCCTGAG AGGAATTATCTACATTGCTGGCAAATGGTATGGAATGGAGCCACTCCACACATCCAGAACGTTTGAACACAGGTTTTACCAGTTAGAAGACATGCAGCATATTCCTTTCCATTGTGGTGTGCTGAATGACAGCCTTCATCATGAGATGCAGATGTTTGTGAAGCAGTCTGTGaaatatgcattttcactaAACAGTACCTCTAGTAGGGAAGAGCTTTTGAGG AAGAAGCGAGCTGTCCTGCCACAGAAAAGCTATGTGGAATTATTTGTGGTTGTGGATAATCACAGG TTTTTGCAGAAGAACTCTGatcctgctgcagtgcaaaagGAAACAGTTGAGCTGATTAATTATGTTGATGGG ATGTACAGTGCATTGAATATCCAGATTGTTTTGGTTGGATTAGAGATCTGGACAGATAAAAACCAAATCTCTGTAATGGAGGGTTCAGCTGGAGATGTACTGAGTAGATTTGTTTCTTGGAGACAGAAAGATCTTCTTAAGCGATCCAGAAATGATGTCAGCCATCTCATAAT AGGCAGAGACTCTTACGGCGGATCCATCGGAATGGCTTTTGTGGGAACCGTCTGCTCACAGGTGCAGGGAGGGTCGATCAGCACT TTGAATCATAACAATGTGTTACGTCATGCTACAGTAGTTGCACATGAACTGGGACATAACCTTGGAATGAAACATGATGATAACAGGTGTCCTGCATCCTACATTATGTACAGCACAGATAA GGGATCCAGGAATTTCAgttcctgcagtgctgatgaTTTTGAGAACCTTGTTCTAAATGGAGGAGGAAACTGCCTCAGAAATCCACCCAAAACAAGTAATGTTTACAAAGAGCCTGTCTGTGGTAACAACGTGATTGATAGCAATGAAGAATGTGACTGTGGAAAGCCACAG GAATGCACCAACCCTTGCTGCAATGCTGCCACCTGCAAACTTACGTCTGGATCGCAGTGTGCACAGGGACTGTGCTGCAAAAACTGCAAG TTtaaagcagcaggaacagaatGCAGATCAAAAATGGATTTCTGTGATCTCCCTGAATACTGCAATGGAAGCTATGCCTACTGTCCAGACGATGTTTACATCATGAATGGTTACCCATGCAACAACATGGAAGCATATTGCTACTACGGAGTGTGTCAGAGCTTTGATTCGCAGTGTGAAGCTATATATGGAAAAG GGGCACGAAAAGCACCTGATCTGTGCTTTGAAAAAGCCAATATTAAAGGAGATAGATTTGGAAACTGTGGAATGACAGGTGGAGTGTACAAGAAGTGTTCTGTTCA GCACAGTCTGTGTGGCAAGCTCCAGTGCACTTCTGTTAGCCTTCAGAATCTTCCTGCTTGGAGTGTTGTCAATAATGCCTCTGGGGTTTTATGCTGGTCCTCTGATTTTGACTTAGGATCAGATATCCCTGATCCTGCTCAAGTTCATGATGGAACAGCatgtggagaaaagaag GCCTGTGTAGCTTTTGAGTGTGTGGATGCAAGTCATCTGGGCTACAGCTGCGATGTAAAGCAGAAGTGTAATGGCAATGGG GTGTGTAACAACAATGGCAACTGCCACTGCAATTCTGGATGGGCGCCTCCGTTCTGTAACCAGTCAGGCTATGGTGGCAGCACTGACAGTGGTCCAGCTCACATGG aTACATCACTTCGGGACGgcctgcttatttttttcttcgtTGTGCTGCCAGTACTGATTGTGACTGTAATAGCAGTAATTAAGCGTGGCGCAATAAAGAGGAAGTTCTGCAGGAAAAGTAGAAGACATCACAG GGATAACAATGCACAGcaaccaaagcaaagcaacagaCCAACCCATACCACCAGAAATGATCAG CCCACCACAGCAAGCCCTGATATTTTCACCATATCGCATTTTCCCGGTCCGAG GCAGGACAAACGCGGTTTCCCGTGGTTCCTTCAGGACCTCATCGCCCTGCCCCATCACCCCGACCCGCTGTGTGAGCAACTCCCTGGGCCACAACTGCTGCCAGGAACTGATAAGGAGAAGCACGAGGGCTGGCATCTCGCAGCCCTCCACGTGTGCATCCTTCCAGCAGCACGTACCGCTGGGAAAGACTCGGTGCCGAGAGACCCTGAGCACAGCCTTTTTATCATTGCCTTACTGTATTATTGCCTAAGAGCTGCTGGCTGCGTTTGTGCCTCTTCTACCTCacccctctttttgtttttatttcttgcacGGAAAGCCTGA
- the LOC125693326 gene encoding disintegrin and metalloproteinase domain-containing protein 9-like isoform X4 codes for MLRHGLFLLTFGLSLTGNSCWMKGISFLGAYSEEASRLSAFEIIIPQRLTGREKHHPFLHEEHSDDNLSYSIKTRNGTYLLTLKKNKDLVSKDFMLYTYGKNGKLEATQSKNKTHCYYHGAVEGMADSVLALSTCDGLRGIIYIAGKWYGMEPLHTSRTFEHRFYQLEDMQHIPFHCGVLNDSLHHEMQMFVKQSVKYAFSLNSTSSREELLRKKRAVLPQKSYVELFVVVDNHRFLQKNSDPAAVQKETVELINYVDGMYSALNIQIVLVGLEIWTDKNQISVMEGSAGDVLSRFVSWRQKDLLKRSRNDVSHLIIGRDSYGGSIGMAFVGTVCSQVQGGSISTLNHNNVLRHATVVAHELGHNLGMKHDDNRCPASYIMYSTDKGSRNFSSCSADDFENLVLNGGGNCLRNPPKTSNVYKEPVCGNNVIDSNEECDCGKPQECTNPCCNAATCKLTSGSQCAQGLCCKNCKFKAAGTECRSKMDFCDLPEYCNGSYAYCPDDVYIMNGYPCNNMEAYCYYGVCQSFDSQCEAIYGKGARKAPDLCFEKANIKGDRFGNCGMTGGVYKKCSVQHSLCGKLQCTSVSLQNLPAWSVVNNASGVLCWSSDFDLGSDIPDPAQVHDGTACGEKKACVAFECVDASHLGYSCDVKQKCNGNGVCNNNGNCHCNSGWAPPFCNQSGYGGSTDSGPAHMDTSLRDGLLIFFFVVLPVLIVTVIAVIKRGAIKRKFCRKSRRHHRDNNAQQPKQSNRPTHTTRNDQPTTASPDIFTISHFPGPRQAGQTRFPVVPSGPHRPAPSPRPAV; via the exons ATGCTAAGGCACGGCCTGTTTCTCCTCACTTTTGGACTGTCTTTAACTGGAAACTCTTGTTGGATGAAAG GAATTTCATTTTTAGGTGCATATTCTGAAGAGGCATCCAGACTTTCTGCATTCGAAATCATTATTCCTCAAAGGTTGACAGGCAGAGAGAAACATCACCCATTTCTTCATGAG gaGCATTCAGATGACAATCTTTCTTACTCCATTAAAACCAGAAATGGAACATACCTCctaacactgaagaaaaataa agACCTTGTTAGCAAAGACTTTATGCTATATACCTATGGGAAAAATGGGAAACTGGAGGCAACACAATCAAAAAACAAG ACACACTGTTATTACCATGGTGCTGTTGAAGGAATGGCTGACTCGGTGCTTGCTCTTAGCACGTGCGATGGCCTGAG AGGAATTATCTACATTGCTGGCAAATGGTATGGAATGGAGCCACTCCACACATCCAGAACGTTTGAACACAGGTTTTACCAGTTAGAAGACATGCAGCATATTCCTTTCCATTGTGGTGTGCTGAATGACAGCCTTCATCATGAGATGCAGATGTTTGTGAAGCAGTCTGTGaaatatgcattttcactaAACAGTACCTCTAGTAGGGAAGAGCTTTTGAGG AAGAAGCGAGCTGTCCTGCCACAGAAAAGCTATGTGGAATTATTTGTGGTTGTGGATAATCACAGG TTTTTGCAGAAGAACTCTGatcctgctgcagtgcaaaagGAAACAGTTGAGCTGATTAATTATGTTGATGGG ATGTACAGTGCATTGAATATCCAGATTGTTTTGGTTGGATTAGAGATCTGGACAGATAAAAACCAAATCTCTGTAATGGAGGGTTCAGCTGGAGATGTACTGAGTAGATTTGTTTCTTGGAGACAGAAAGATCTTCTTAAGCGATCCAGAAATGATGTCAGCCATCTCATAAT AGGCAGAGACTCTTACGGCGGATCCATCGGAATGGCTTTTGTGGGAACCGTCTGCTCACAGGTGCAGGGAGGGTCGATCAGCACT TTGAATCATAACAATGTGTTACGTCATGCTACAGTAGTTGCACATGAACTGGGACATAACCTTGGAATGAAACATGATGATAACAGGTGTCCTGCATCCTACATTATGTACAGCACAGATAA GGGATCCAGGAATTTCAgttcctgcagtgctgatgaTTTTGAGAACCTTGTTCTAAATGGAGGAGGAAACTGCCTCAGAAATCCACCCAAAACAAGTAATGTTTACAAAGAGCCTGTCTGTGGTAACAACGTGATTGATAGCAATGAAGAATGTGACTGTGGAAAGCCACAG GAATGCACCAACCCTTGCTGCAATGCTGCCACCTGCAAACTTACGTCTGGATCGCAGTGTGCACAGGGACTGTGCTGCAAAAACTGCAAG TTtaaagcagcaggaacagaatGCAGATCAAAAATGGATTTCTGTGATCTCCCTGAATACTGCAATGGAAGCTATGCCTACTGTCCAGACGATGTTTACATCATGAATGGTTACCCATGCAACAACATGGAAGCATATTGCTACTACGGAGTGTGTCAGAGCTTTGATTCGCAGTGTGAAGCTATATATGGAAAAG GGGCACGAAAAGCACCTGATCTGTGCTTTGAAAAAGCCAATATTAAAGGAGATAGATTTGGAAACTGTGGAATGACAGGTGGAGTGTACAAGAAGTGTTCTGTTCA GCACAGTCTGTGTGGCAAGCTCCAGTGCACTTCTGTTAGCCTTCAGAATCTTCCTGCTTGGAGTGTTGTCAATAATGCCTCTGGGGTTTTATGCTGGTCCTCTGATTTTGACTTAGGATCAGATATCCCTGATCCTGCTCAAGTTCATGATGGAACAGCatgtggagaaaagaag GCCTGTGTAGCTTTTGAGTGTGTGGATGCAAGTCATCTGGGCTACAGCTGCGATGTAAAGCAGAAGTGTAATGGCAATGGG GTGTGTAACAACAATGGCAACTGCCACTGCAATTCTGGATGGGCGCCTCCGTTCTGTAACCAGTCAGGCTATGGTGGCAGCACTGACAGTGGTCCAGCTCACATGG aTACATCACTTCGGGACGgcctgcttatttttttcttcgtTGTGCTGCCAGTACTGATTGTGACTGTAATAGCAGTAATTAAGCGTGGCGCAATAAAGAGGAAGTTCTGCAGGAAAAGTAGAAGACATCACAG GGATAACAATGCACAGcaaccaaagcaaagcaacagaCCAACCCATACCACCAGAAATGATCAG CCCACCACAGCAAGCCCTGATATTTTCACCATATCGCATTTTCCCGGTCCGAG GCAGGCAGGACAAACGCGGTTTCCCGTGGTTCCTTCAGGACCTCATCGCCCTGCCCCATCACCCCGACCCGCTGTGTGA
- the LOC125693326 gene encoding disintegrin and metalloproteinase domain-containing protein 9-like isoform X3, translating into MWLHAAKYCYTEEITLRADCHNHKICSIVSLLWCCLTSTRDLVSKDFMLYTYGKNGKLEATQSKNKTHCYYHGAVEGMADSVLALSTCDGLRGIIYIAGKWYGMEPLHTSRTFEHRFYQLEDMQHIPFHCGVLNDSLHHEMQMFVKQSVKYAFSLNSTSSREELLRKKRAVLPQKSYVELFVVVDNHRFLQKNSDPAAVQKETVELINYVDGMYSALNIQIVLVGLEIWTDKNQISVMEGSAGDVLSRFVSWRQKDLLKRSRNDVSHLIIGRDSYGGSIGMAFVGTVCSQVQGGSISTLNHNNVLRHATVVAHELGHNLGMKHDDNRCPASYIMYSTDKGSRNFSSCSADDFENLVLNGGGNCLRNPPKTSNVYKEPVCGNNVIDSNEECDCGKPQECTNPCCNAATCKLTSGSQCAQGLCCKNCKFKAAGTECRSKMDFCDLPEYCNGSYAYCPDDVYIMNGYPCNNMEAYCYYGVCQSFDSQCEAIYGKGARKAPDLCFEKANIKGDRFGNCGMTGGVYKKCSVQHSLCGKLQCTSVSLQNLPAWSVVNNASGVLCWSSDFDLGSDIPDPAQVHDGTACGEKKACVAFECVDASHLGYSCDVKQKCNGNGVCNNNGNCHCNSGWAPPFCNQSGYGGSTDSGPAHMDTSLRDGLLIFFFVVLPVLIVTVIAVIKRGAIKRKFCRKSRRHHRDNNAQQPKQSNRPTHTTRNDQPTTASPDIFTISHFPGPRQDKRGFPWFLQDLIALPHHPDPLCEQLPGPQLLPGTDKEKHEGWHLAALHVCILPAARTAGKDSVPRDPEHSLFIIALLYYCLRAAGCVCASSTSPLFLFLFLARKA; encoded by the exons ATGTGGTTGCATGCAGCCAAGTATTGTTACACAGAAGAAATCACTTTGAGGGCAGACTGCCATAATCACAAAATATGTTCTATAGTGTCTCTGTTATGGTGCTGCCTCACAAGCACAAG agACCTTGTTAGCAAAGACTTTATGCTATATACCTATGGGAAAAATGGGAAACTGGAGGCAACACAATCAAAAAACAAG ACACACTGTTATTACCATGGTGCTGTTGAAGGAATGGCTGACTCGGTGCTTGCTCTTAGCACGTGCGATGGCCTGAG AGGAATTATCTACATTGCTGGCAAATGGTATGGAATGGAGCCACTCCACACATCCAGAACGTTTGAACACAGGTTTTACCAGTTAGAAGACATGCAGCATATTCCTTTCCATTGTGGTGTGCTGAATGACAGCCTTCATCATGAGATGCAGATGTTTGTGAAGCAGTCTGTGaaatatgcattttcactaAACAGTACCTCTAGTAGGGAAGAGCTTTTGAGG AAGAAGCGAGCTGTCCTGCCACAGAAAAGCTATGTGGAATTATTTGTGGTTGTGGATAATCACAGG TTTTTGCAGAAGAACTCTGatcctgctgcagtgcaaaagGAAACAGTTGAGCTGATTAATTATGTTGATGGG ATGTACAGTGCATTGAATATCCAGATTGTTTTGGTTGGATTAGAGATCTGGACAGATAAAAACCAAATCTCTGTAATGGAGGGTTCAGCTGGAGATGTACTGAGTAGATTTGTTTCTTGGAGACAGAAAGATCTTCTTAAGCGATCCAGAAATGATGTCAGCCATCTCATAAT AGGCAGAGACTCTTACGGCGGATCCATCGGAATGGCTTTTGTGGGAACCGTCTGCTCACAGGTGCAGGGAGGGTCGATCAGCACT TTGAATCATAACAATGTGTTACGTCATGCTACAGTAGTTGCACATGAACTGGGACATAACCTTGGAATGAAACATGATGATAACAGGTGTCCTGCATCCTACATTATGTACAGCACAGATAA GGGATCCAGGAATTTCAgttcctgcagtgctgatgaTTTTGAGAACCTTGTTCTAAATGGAGGAGGAAACTGCCTCAGAAATCCACCCAAAACAAGTAATGTTTACAAAGAGCCTGTCTGTGGTAACAACGTGATTGATAGCAATGAAGAATGTGACTGTGGAAAGCCACAG GAATGCACCAACCCTTGCTGCAATGCTGCCACCTGCAAACTTACGTCTGGATCGCAGTGTGCACAGGGACTGTGCTGCAAAAACTGCAAG TTtaaagcagcaggaacagaatGCAGATCAAAAATGGATTTCTGTGATCTCCCTGAATACTGCAATGGAAGCTATGCCTACTGTCCAGACGATGTTTACATCATGAATGGTTACCCATGCAACAACATGGAAGCATATTGCTACTACGGAGTGTGTCAGAGCTTTGATTCGCAGTGTGAAGCTATATATGGAAAAG GGGCACGAAAAGCACCTGATCTGTGCTTTGAAAAAGCCAATATTAAAGGAGATAGATTTGGAAACTGTGGAATGACAGGTGGAGTGTACAAGAAGTGTTCTGTTCA GCACAGTCTGTGTGGCAAGCTCCAGTGCACTTCTGTTAGCCTTCAGAATCTTCCTGCTTGGAGTGTTGTCAATAATGCCTCTGGGGTTTTATGCTGGTCCTCTGATTTTGACTTAGGATCAGATATCCCTGATCCTGCTCAAGTTCATGATGGAACAGCatgtggagaaaagaag GCCTGTGTAGCTTTTGAGTGTGTGGATGCAAGTCATCTGGGCTACAGCTGCGATGTAAAGCAGAAGTGTAATGGCAATGGG GTGTGTAACAACAATGGCAACTGCCACTGCAATTCTGGATGGGCGCCTCCGTTCTGTAACCAGTCAGGCTATGGTGGCAGCACTGACAGTGGTCCAGCTCACATGG aTACATCACTTCGGGACGgcctgcttatttttttcttcgtTGTGCTGCCAGTACTGATTGTGACTGTAATAGCAGTAATTAAGCGTGGCGCAATAAAGAGGAAGTTCTGCAGGAAAAGTAGAAGACATCACAG GGATAACAATGCACAGcaaccaaagcaaagcaacagaCCAACCCATACCACCAGAAATGATCAG CCCACCACAGCAAGCCCTGATATTTTCACCATATCGCATTTTCCCGGTCCGAG GCAGGACAAACGCGGTTTCCCGTGGTTCCTTCAGGACCTCATCGCCCTGCCCCATCACCCCGACCCGCTGTGTGAGCAACTCCCTGGGCCACAACTGCTGCCAGGAACTGATAAGGAGAAGCACGAGGGCTGGCATCTCGCAGCCCTCCACGTGTGCATCCTTCCAGCAGCACGTACCGCTGGGAAAGACTCGGTGCCGAGAGACCCTGAGCACAGCCTTTTTATCATTGCCTTACTGTATTATTGCCTAAGAGCTGCTGGCTGCGTTTGTGCCTCTTCTACCTCacccctctttttgtttttatttcttgcacGGAAAGCCTGA